The window TTGTAGCAAAATCTGATTTCAGATTTTTTTTCAGTTTCTTTCTGAAGCTTTGATTTCAGACATTGTTCTGAAGTAATCGGCGTTTCCGATTACGGATGCAAATATAGAAGCCTGAATCTAATACACAAAGCCTCTTTTTCAATAATTTTCAATGTAAACTGAATAAATGAGCCTTATAGGTATAAATCAGGTATTTAGTTTATACAGTATGCGCTCATACTATAGTACGCATACGTTCATATATTTACTAATCCTCTGCGATATTAGCATAACTAAATTGCATACTATCGTAAACGCCCCAGCCTGCTTCACTGGCTTTAGCCAGTATGCGGGTACAATAATCCTGAAACTCACTTTCCAGACCTTCCTTACAAATCATGCAGCAGGCTTCCTCAAAAGACATGCACAGTGAGTTATAAAACGATTCATTCAAATCGCCCCAGGCCAGGGTATAGTCCAGCATCATTTCTGTTCTGTATAGCCACAATTCCACCACATCTCTGGGAAAAACAGAAATTTTTTTAAAATCCTGTACAGCTTTTCTGCTTGCGCTGCTGCTGGCATTGCCAAAGCCCCGACCCCTAAAGTATTCTTTTCTGATCTTAGCTTTGTATTTTTCAAGCACAGCTCCTGAATCTCCCGTCAGCTCCTGCTCATAATACTGCTTTACAGCCGGTATTTTTGAAAATAGCTTTTTTACCTCTGTTTCCAGCTCCTGTTTTTCCAGGCTTTTGAGGTACCTGTTGAGTTCTGAATTAGTGGATCGGGCCATAATTATTTTACAATAGAGAGTATGACATACGATCATTACATTAATCTGGGGCAATATCGTGCTGCATGAGCCACTGCAGGGCGGTTTGGCGCAGGGCGGTGTTCTGTTTATTCACGGATGTTTTAAGTGCATTGCGGCTCCCTACAAATACTGCCAGCTTCCTGGCACGGGTTAAGCCGGTATAGATCAGGTTGCGGAAGAGCATATTGAAGTGCTGGTTTACCAAGGGAATAATGATCACCTCAAATTCACTGCCTTGTGATTTATGAATCGTAATGGCATAGGCCAGCTCCAGCTCCGGCAGGTGCTCTTTCTCATAAGCCACTTCCCTGGTTTCCTGCCCTGAAATAAAAGCCACCAGGCACATCATATTTTCACTGTCAATGCTGATGATGCGGCCAATATCACCATTGAATACATTGAGATCGTAGTTATTGCGGCGCTGAATAACACGGTCTCCCTCCCTGAAGGTGCGGCCTCCCAACGTTAGCTGTACTTTGCCACCGCCGGGAGGGTTTACAGCTTTCTGAATAATCTCATTGAGGTTATGGGTGCCAAGGCTACCCTTGCTCATCGGGGAGAGAATCTGTATTTCAGTGCCGGTTCCATAGTATTTGGGTATGATGTCCTTATACAGTTTTTCCACCATGTCTACAGCCGAATAGCCCCAATGCAGTGAAGACCAGGGATGCACCCGCTTCAGCACTTCCTGCAGCTCTTCGGTGTGGGAGTCGGCATGGATGAGCTTTTCCAGGTCCACATGCTCAAATTTTGGCGGTATGGTGAGTTCACTACTCTTTAAGTACACTTCTTCGGCCTCGGCTGCCTGCTGCAGCTCTTCCTCCCTGTCCTGGATGTAGGAGCGTTTTACTCTTGATATAAAACGCAGTTGTTCCTGGGTGGCTTCTTCAGAATCAATAAACAGGCAGTCTGATTTCTCCGCCCAAAGCTGTGGGTTATGAAAGGGAGAATCAATTTTTGGCACAGCCCCACCATTGATCTGATGTGCATAGCTGATGATCTTAGACTCCTGTGCCTGGCGAAATACTTTGGTAAGGCGGGCACAGGGCACCACGCCGGAGGTAATCAGGTCTTTGAAAATATTTCCGGCACCAACTGAAGGCAGCTGGTCTGCATCTCCGATCAGGAGTAGCTGTGCCTGGTTAGGCACTGCCCGAAGCAGGGCTGCCGCCAGGTGTACATCCAGCATGGAAGATTCATCTATAATCAGGAAATCGCAGCTAAGCGGGTTGTCTTCTTTGCGCTTAAAGCCACCTGCTGCCGGTTCCCACTCCAGCAGGCGGTGAATTGTTTTAGCCTCCAGGCCTATAACCTCACTCATACGTTGTGCGGCCCGTCCCGTAGGGGCTGCAAGCAACACATTCTTGCCCATGGCATGCAGCAGGGCCACCAGTACCCGTGTGGTTGTGGTTTTGCCACAGCCCGGTCCTCCGGTTAAAATACCCATACGGTGGGTTACCAGTTGAAGAATGCTGGCTTCCTGTTCGTCACTTAGTTGTATGCCCTTTTGCATGCAGTAGCCGGTAATCCACTGCTGTAGCTTTTCCCTGTTTGGATTAAGTTTTCCACTGGCAAGCTTCCTTGCTTTGGCGGCAATGTAATTTTCATCATAAAAGATTGAGTGGGCATAGTAGCAGCTCACTACCTGTTCTTTTATATTGAGCAGGTAACGGATTTTAAGCTCATCGGCTTTTTCCATTTCCTTCAGCTCATTTTCTATGCGATCGGATACAAAGAGAGAGATGAGCTCCTGTACCCCATCCAGAATTTGCTCTTTTGTAAGGTAGCAATGGCCCTCCTCGCGGGCACTTTGCAATACATGGCCAATGGCTGCCTTTACCCGGGCAGAAGAATCTGGCGCAAGTCCCAAACTTAAGGCAACCCTGTCGGCACTAAAAAAACCAATGCCATAAATATCCTCCGAAAGCCGGTAAGGATTTTCTGATACCACTGCCACAGATTGCTGCCCATAGGTTTTGTAAATCTTTACAGCAAAAAGGGTGCTGATGCCGTGCGACTGCAGGAACATCATCACATTGCGTATTTCCTGGTGTTCCTTCCAGGCCTGGCTGATAGACTTTAGCTTTAGTGCAGCAATGCCCGGTACTTCAGTGAGCCGGTCAATTTCATGCTCAAAGATATCGAGCGTATCTTTCCCGAAGTACTTTACAATTCTTTTAGCTGTTACCGGCCCTACACCCTTTATCAGCCCGGAGCCCAGGTATTTTTCCAGGGCGTTGGCCGTTGCAGGTTTGCGTTCTTCTACACGTACTGCCTTAAACTGCCTGCCAAATTTTGGGTGGTTTACCCACTCGCCCCAAAAATCAATGGTAGCCCCTGCAAATACTTTCGACTGGTGTACTGTAACGGCTACCTCTTCCTGTTCTCTGCCAAAGGGAGTCATTTTCAGCACCGACCAGCCAGATTCAGGACTATGAAACGTTACCCGCTTCACAATTCCCGACAGTTTCTCCAGCACAGGCGAGGAGCGGTCATCGTTAAGAGGCAGTTTTAGCATAAGGTTTTTTTCCTCTTATCTGTTTACAGCTGCATTCTGTTACCATAAAATACACAGTTATTTGATAATAAACTATGCATCAAAGCCCAACTTTTCAAAGTACATAAAAGTCGGTTTAGTTTTAGTCAGCGAGTGAGTTTAAATGCTTTTGAAGTAAGCATAGTAACGTACGTGCTAAGAATTAGCAGGTGCCGGATTAGACAATATTGTTTGATCCGGAAAAAAGAAAACCAGATACTAAAAGATGCAATGGGTGTGGATTTGATCACTGTAAAGCTATTTGCCTTCCGAATTCCTCTACTTTTTCCCAGTCGGTATATTCTGCTACAGTTTTAGGATCTGTTGGCCCTTTAGTGATCCACATAATAAGCCTGATGAGCAGACGGTCAGAAAATGAATACCTCGGATAGTCGAGCACACCAGCAAACACTGCTACTCGTTGTGGTTTCCAGCGGATGTTTTCAAGAAATTTTTTTACATAGGGATTGGTTGCAGCAGATGCCTTTTCGGGCTTACGGGCCACCAGGTTTACAGAAAAGAAAGCATTTGACTTTGCTTCTAAAAGGGCTTGGTTCTGCGCGATGAATTTTATGATATTTTCGCTGTGTTTGCCGTACCTGATGCTTGCGCCTATAATGATCTTATCATATATATCCAGGTTTTCTGTAACTGCATCAACAGATATTATTTTAACATCTTGGGTTTGTTGCTCCAATACCTTTTTTAAGCGATGGCAAATTTTCAGCGTATGGCCATCAGTTGTTGAATAAACGATCAGCACCTTCGTCATGGCTTGGTTCCTGCTTGCATCATCAGAGAGATAGTTGTGGTCTTACTAAGCCCTGGCAGTATCTGATGCATAAAGATGTTCTATCTCCTGGCTGTATCTGGCCTGAATTGCTTTTCGTTTCAGTTTCAGGGTAGGGGTAAGGTCACCTGCCTCTACAGTCCATTCTCTATCAATTAATACAAACTTTTTAATCTGTTCTACCGGATTTAGCGTTTGGTTTAGATGCTGGATGCTGGCATCAATCAGCGCCAGTATTTTTTTATTTTTGATGGCTTCTTTATTGCCCGGATAGGGTTTTTCATATTCTGCATACCACTCTTTCAGCATAGCAAAGGCTGGTACAATAAGCGCAGCTACATATTTCTTTTCTGCACCTACAATCATAATCTGTTCAATCCACCGGCTTTCCAGCATCTTTACCTCAACAGGCTGCGGAGCTACATATTTGCCGCCACTGGTTTTGAAGATCTCTTTTTTCCGGTCAGTTATTTTAAGGAATTTGTTATCTACAATCTCTCCGATATCACCTGTATGCAGCCATTCACCTGTCATCACCTCTGCAGTAAGGTCAGGTCTTTTGTAGTAGCCCATCATGACCATAGGTCCTTTGCAGAGTATTTCGCCATCGCTGGCAATCTTTACCTCTACGTTGTGCAGTGGAGGTCCAACGGTGCCAAACATTCTGTTCTCTTTGCTGTAGCGGTTACCACTAATAATAGGAGAGGCTTCCGTCAGGCCATATCCCTCCATGATCACCACATTGGCTGCAGAAAAAATCTTTTGCAGTTTAACCGGACAGGCTGCTGCCCCCACGATCACTGCTTTCACTTCTCCGCCCATGGCATCACGCCACTTACTGAATATAAGCTTATCGGCCAGGGCCAGTTGCAGTTTATAGCCAGTGCTAAGTGGCTGTTGGATCTGGTAATTTTTTGCAAGATTGATTGACCAGTAAAACAGCTTTTTTTTGATGCCGGATAATTCTGCTCCTTTGGCCATGATGCGCTCAAATACTTTTTCCAGCAGGCGTGGCACTGTGGTGAATATCACCGGCTTTGCCTCGCGCAGGTTGTCGCCAATGGTTTCCATGCTTTCGGCATAATAGATCGATACCCCATTGAGAATGTAAATGTACGTTGCCACTCTTTCGAAGGCGTGGTTCAGCGGCAGAAAGCTTAAGGCCCGCTTGCCACGAACACCTACTTCATCTACCACAGGGGTGCTGCCTTCCACATCGCTCACAATGTTACGGTGAGAGAGCATAACTCCTTTAGGATTGCCGGTGGTACCAGAGGTATAGAGTATACTGGCCAGGTCATCTTCCCTTAACTTATTTTTAGTATTTTCAATTAGTGCACTGGTGGTAGTATCAGTATCTATCAATAATGAAGACCAATGTTTGGTACCGGCTGCCTGCTCGTAGGTGTAGATAAACTTCAGGTCCGGAAGCTGCCCGCTTAGCCTATTTAATTTCTGGCTTAACTCTGCATCGTTCACAAAAGCTACTTTTACACCTGCATCGGCCAGAACAAACTGAAGCTCGTTATCACTGATGTTCGGGTATATGGGCACCAGGATGGCACCTATTTGCTGTACAGCAAAATCGGTGATCATCCATTCGGGCCGGTTCTTGCTGATGATGGCCACCTTGTCCCTGCCTTCAATAGACATATCGCCACAGGAGATGTCCAGTTTTAAAAGGCCGGTACTGAGGCGGTTCGCCTGATCTGCTACCTCGCGGGTGCTCCATTTCTTCCACTGGCCCTGCTCTTTGCCAGCTAACATATCCTCCAGCGGATAATGGGCTAACTGGTATTGTAGGCAGTCAAATAATCGCTTTGCTTCTTTCAAGGCTGTGTTCTGGCTTTTATGTTATGAAACGGTTCAAGTTGCAGGTGCTGCGCTAATCTATTTTTTTATCATAAAATATGATACTACTTAATAAAAATATTTGAGCACCTATTGTTTTCATAGAAGCTGCTAAGGCATTTGTTTAAACGTTAAATTTTTTAGATCCGCGGCGGTGATTGCATGCGGGCTTACAAAATGCCAGGGAAATAAAAAATACTATGCAAGGCCGATGGTGATAACGGCATTACATAGCACTGCTTATAAACGCTTGAGTGTGTAGAATTTATGTAGATTATTGCCTTTGGAAGGTATAAGTTCCCTTAACGTTACTGCTTACTGTAGCGCCATTCTGTTCCGTGTTATTGATCATGTCGTAGCCAAGCTTAAGGGTAGTAGCGTTCAATTCCAGGATTGTTGCTTTTTGTTTCTCTCCTGTCTGCGCTTCAATAGTAAGTTCTTTGTTGGATAAAGACCAGCTCCCTCCACCCAGGAAATCCTGATTGGTCCAGTTGTAGGTCATGGTTTGTCCCTGCAGGGTACTGGTTACCTTAATGCTGTAATCTCCACTGGAGGTGTAGGTGTTAGGATTTTCTTCAAAGTTTACAATCAGGTCCATATCATAGCCTGTGCCGGTAAAGTCACTGGGAAATGACATTCCCTGAATAGTGGTGGTAGAGGTGCCGGCATATGCAATATCAGTAACTTTCCAGGTGCCGGTCAATGCTTCCTTAGCAACTGGTGTAGGAGCATCTTCTTTGGAACAAGCCAGCACAAAACAAAGTAGCACAAAGAACAGGGAAATCTTTGAAAGATTCATGGGTAAATTAGTTAAGGATAATTAAGAGTCAGTCTATAAAGAAGCAGCGTATCAATGAATGAGTAATCATGTAGTATAGCAAATGTATGCCTTTACCACTGCCGGTTTAAATATATAATAGGGCTGTAAGTAGTAAACTTATCGCTAACATTAAAAGTCAAATAAAGTGACTTTCTTACCTCTGCAAATATTGTTATTGGTAAAGCAGCAGATGCACCAGCACCCATTTTCTGAAAGCCTGCCGCTTTACCACCTGCAATAACATACAGGGTAGCTTGAAGTAAAAATATTCCCGGAAAGGGGCACCAATCTTAACGGCAGGCAAATCATTTACAAATTCATTAGAAATATCTCCAGATGCATTAGCGGTACCATGAATACTAACTCTGCCGGTAGCTGAACCTACTATGCAAACAAGGTTTCCACACCAGGGCTCTTCACCGGCATTGGTCAGCATATGGGGTGATTTTTTCGGCAGCTGCTTTAGCCAGACTTTAGTGAATTTATAACTGCGTTGCTCACTCCACAAGAAAGAGTATTTGCATAACTACTTTTAATTAGGGGTAGGCCTCAATAGTCTTTGACTATATCAAATTCTTCGTTGCGTATGCCAGGCTGACGAGCTGTTTCTACGGTATTTATCTACTGATACTCGATGTTAATGGGGTAGGAAAGTGCCAAACAAACAGTTTTTAGTAAAACCTGCATCGCTTTTCTCAACCTTTTGCACCATTTCAGGTTAAGATTTAAACCAAAACAATTTTTTACCATGAAAATTTTTTACCGATCCTCATTTCCCTGCTTATTTGCCTTGATCCTGGTACTTGCTTCTTGCTCTCCCAAATACGGCGCTCATTTTACACCCTCTCAGCAAGGACCTAATCTTGCAACAGTAGAGGAAAAAACTGAAACAGTTGCTCCGCTTGTGGCAGAGAACCCTGCTGCCATGCCTGTGGAGGTAGAAAAAAGAGCAATGGAAACCGGCTCAAGCGATGTGATTGCTGATGTAGCCGTTCCGGCAGAAGCTCCGGCGGTAAAGGAAATTACCCCTAAGCAGCAAAGAAAAGTGCTGCGTGAGCTTAGAAAAGAGCTGAAAGGCATGACGAAAGAAGAAAAGCAGGAGTTCCAGCATCAGGTGGTTCGCCAGCTGAAGGAGCAGCAGCTTAACAGCATCATGTCTGAAGACGATCAGAGAGAACCCGGTGGAAGCGGTATCAATACTGTATTGCTTACCATCATTACTATTTTTATTCCCCCACTGGGTGTTTTCCTGCACCAGGGGGAAATTAACTCCAGGTTCTGGATCAGTTTGGTACTTACCCTTCTGTTCTACGTGCCTGGTCTGATTTATTCTTTACTGGTAATTTTCAATGCGATTTAAGCTTGAAGCACTAGAGAAATTACTGATCATCAATAGTAAAAGCCCCGTTTAGCGGGGCTTTTTTGTTTCGTTCAGGAAAAGAAGCAGGCTTTGTTTTGTTGCAGCCACCAGGCGTTGCCTGCAAAGCTGCAGACTGATTTCCAGGGGCTCATCTGCAGGACTTAAACCGCTGGCATGCCAGATCTTTGCATTATAAAGCAGGTGGGTGGGCAGTTCTTGCCTGCCACACAACAATATAAGGGGTTTACCGGCTTTTGCTGCCTGTAGAGCTACCTCGCCAATCACCTTACCCCCAAGGCTCTCCCGATCTGTTTTGCCTTCTCCGGTATATATAAGATCAGCTTCGGCTGCTTTCTGCGCAAAGCCCGCCAGCTCCAGCAGCATTCGGGCACCCGGCGCCAGTACTGCACCCAAAAAGGCTATGGCACCCGCCCCCATGCCTCCTGCGGCACCCGCACCGGCTATGTCTTCTACAGATTTTTCCAGGTCACGGGTTATCAGCTGTGAAAGATGTCTGGTGCCTGTCTCCAAAGTTTCTATCTGGCTGCTGTTGGCACCTTTTTGTGCCGCATAAGAATGTGCTGCGCCCCTGGCGCCTATTAATGGGTTGGTTACATCACAGGCAACCTTGATCTTTACAGCTTCTAAATTTTCTATTACATGACTTTTCCCAATCCTTGCAATCTGCATCAGGCTGCCACCTGTTGGGAGAAAAGGTCTGCCGCCGGCATCCAGAAAGTGATAACCCAGAGCCACGGCCATGCCAACGCCAACATCGTGTGTGGCACTGCCGCCAATGCCTAAGTATATTTCATGCGCCCCCTGCTCAATGGCATGTTTTATCAGCTGCCCAACGCCAAAGGTAGTTGTATTAAGAGGGGACCGCAGGTGCTGGGGTATTAATTGCAAGCCGGCAGCCTCGGCCATTT of the Flammeovirgaceae bacterium 311 genome contains:
- a CDS encoding helicase, RecD/TraA family protein (COG0507 ATP-dependent exoDNAse (exonuclease V), alpha subunit - helicase superfamily I member); translation: MLKLPLNDDRSSPVLEKLSGIVKRVTFHSPESGWSVLKMTPFGREQEEVAVTVHQSKVFAGATIDFWGEWVNHPKFGRQFKAVRVEERKPATANALEKYLGSGLIKGVGPVTAKRIVKYFGKDTLDIFEHEIDRLTEVPGIAALKLKSISQAWKEHQEIRNVMMFLQSHGISTLFAVKIYKTYGQQSVAVVSENPYRLSEDIYGIGFFSADRVALSLGLAPDSSARVKAAIGHVLQSAREEGHCYLTKEQILDGVQELISLFVSDRIENELKEMEKADELKIRYLLNIKEQVVSCYYAHSIFYDENYIAAKARKLASGKLNPNREKLQQWITGYCMQKGIQLSDEQEASILQLVTHRMGILTGGPGCGKTTTTRVLVALLHAMGKNVLLAAPTGRAAQRMSEVIGLEAKTIHRLLEWEPAAGGFKRKEDNPLSCDFLIIDESSMLDVHLAAALLRAVPNQAQLLLIGDADQLPSVGAGNIFKDLITSGVVPCARLTKVFRQAQESKIISYAHQINGGAVPKIDSPFHNPQLWAEKSDCLFIDSEEATQEQLRFISRVKRSYIQDREEELQQAAEAEEVYLKSSELTIPPKFEHVDLEKLIHADSHTEELQEVLKRVHPWSSLHWGYSAVDMVEKLYKDIIPKYYGTGTEIQILSPMSKGSLGTHNLNEIIQKAVNPPGGGKVQLTLGGRTFREGDRVIQRRNNYDLNVFNGDIGRIISIDSENMMCLVAFISGQETREVAYEKEHLPELELAYAITIHKSQGSEFEVIIIPLVNQHFNMLFRNLIYTGLTRARKLAVFVGSRNALKTSVNKQNTALRQTALQWLMQHDIAPD
- a CDS encoding Protoporphyrinogen oxidase (COG4635 Flavodoxin); this encodes MTKVLIVYSTTDGHTLKICHRLKKVLEQQTQDVKIISVDAVTENLDIYDKIIIGASIRYGKHSENIIKFIAQNQALLEAKSNAFFSVNLVARKPEKASAATNPYVKKFLENIRWKPQRVAVFAGVLDYPRYSFSDRLLIRLIMWITKGPTDPKTVAEYTDWEKVEEFGRQIALQ
- a CDS encoding long-chain-fatty-acid--CoA ligase (COG1022 Long-chain acyl-CoA synthetases (AMP-forming)) encodes the protein MKEAKRLFDCLQYQLAHYPLEDMLAGKEQGQWKKWSTREVADQANRLSTGLLKLDISCGDMSIEGRDKVAIISKNRPEWMITDFAVQQIGAILVPIYPNISDNELQFVLADAGVKVAFVNDAELSQKLNRLSGQLPDLKFIYTYEQAAGTKHWSSLLIDTDTTTSALIENTKNKLREDDLASILYTSGTTGNPKGVMLSHRNIVSDVEGSTPVVDEVGVRGKRALSFLPLNHAFERVATYIYILNGVSIYYAESMETIGDNLREAKPVIFTTVPRLLEKVFERIMAKGAELSGIKKKLFYWSINLAKNYQIQQPLSTGYKLQLALADKLIFSKWRDAMGGEVKAVIVGAAACPVKLQKIFSAANVVIMEGYGLTEASPIISGNRYSKENRMFGTVGPPLHNVEVKIASDGEILCKGPMVMMGYYKRPDLTAEVMTGEWLHTGDIGEIVDNKFLKITDRKKEIFKTSGGKYVAPQPVEVKMLESRWIEQIMIVGAEKKYVAALIVPAFAMLKEWYAEYEKPYPGNKEAIKNKKILALIDASIQHLNQTLNPVEQIKKFVLIDREWTVEAGDLTPTLKLKRKAIQARYSQEIEHLYASDTARA
- a CDS encoding phosphoribosylformylglycinamidine synthase II (COG0046 Phosphoribosylformylglycinamidine (FGAM) synthase, synthetase domain); this translates as MLTNAGEEPWCGNLVCIVGSATGRVSIHGTANASGDISNEFVNDLPAVKIGAPFREYFYFKLPCMLLQVVKRQAFRKWVLVHLLLYQ
- a CDS encoding hypothetical protein (COG0401 Uncharacterized homolog of Blt101), translating into MKIFYRSSFPCLFALILVLASCSPKYGAHFTPSQQGPNLATVEEKTETVAPLVAENPAAMPVEVEKRAMETGSSDVIADVAVPAEAPAVKEITPKQQRKVLRELRKELKGMTKEEKQEFQHQVVRQLKEQQLNSIMSEDDQREPGGSGINTVLLTIITIFIPPLGVFLHQGEINSRFWISLVLTLLFYVPGLIYSLLVIFNAI
- a CDS encoding glycerate kinase (COG1929 Glycerate kinase), whose protein sequence is MKVLIATDKFKDALSAPEAAAAMAEGIAAVLPSARVMQLPLSDGGDGFASLAAGYAGAKIIKVEVNGPLQQTRVARYAWLPRHKQAYIEMAEAAGLQLIPQHLRSPLNTTTFGVGQLIKHAIEQGAHEIYLGIGGSATHDVGVGMAVALGYHFLDAGGRPFLPTGGSLMQIARIGKSHVIENLEAVKIKVACDVTNPLIGARGAAHSYAAQKGANSSQIETLETGTRHLSQLITRDLEKSVEDIAGAGAAGGMGAGAIAFLGAVLAPGARMLLELAGFAQKAAEADLIYTGEGKTDRESLGGKVIGEVALQAAKAGKPLILLCGRQELPTHLLYNAKIWHASGLSPADEPLEISLQLCRQRLVAATKQSLLLFLNETKKPR